The following is a genomic window from Nitrospira sp..
CAGGTCCTTCGGAATGCCGACCAGCTTGGGGATCACGTCCTTGATGCCGTCGATCACCTGCAGCGTGTTGGCGCCGGCCTGCTTCATGATCGGCAGATAGACCGCCCGATTGCCGTTGATGCGGACGATGTTGACCTGCACCATCGTCGAGTCGACGGCTTTGCCGACGTCGCGCAGATAGAGCGGCACGCCGTTGACCATTTTGATCGGGATCTCGTTCATCTGATCCACGACTTTGATCATGCTGTTGGTATAGACGTTGTAATCGAAGTCGCCGATCTTGACGTCTCCGGCCGGCAACAGCACGCTCTGCGCATTGACGGAGTTGACGATCTCGTGCGTGGACACCCCGCGGGCCATCATCCGTTCCGGGTCGAGAAAAACCGTGATTTGGCGCACGGTTCCGCCGAAGGTCGTGGGGAAGGAGATGCCGGGCACGTGGCCGAGCTGCGGGCGAACGTTGAAGTAGGCGAGGTCGCGCACTTCCTTTTCCGTCATCGTCTCGCTGCTGGTGGTCTGGACTGCGATGGGCAGACTCGCCGCGCCGAACTTGATGATGATGGGGGGGAAAATGCCTTGCGGCAAATAACGCAGATTCGAATAGGTCAGACTCGTGATTTCGGCGACGGCCGCATTGACGTCATAAGAAGAGTGAAAATAGATCTTGATCAGACTGACACCGGGCAACGACCGCGATTCGATGTGCTCGATGTAGGATGCTTGCAGGTAGGCCTGTTCGAGGCGAAGCGTGACGGCCCCTTCGATCTCCGATGGTCCCATGCCCTTGTAGAACGTCGCGACTGCGATCACCGGCAAGTTGATCTCCGGAAAAATGTCCACCACCATGTTCTGGTAGGAGACGATTCCGAGAATGACGAAGATCAGGCTGATCGCTGCGACGGCGAAGGGGTTTTTCAGGGCGGCACGGACCATCCGACGAGTTCCTCCACGATGGTGTCCGGATGCGAATGATGAGCATGGATCCTACCGTGATGCGACCGTGAGGACGGTAGGCCTTCGAAGGGAGTCGACGATCACTTCCTGCCTTGTTGCAACGTCGTGAGGACTCATAAACCGATGCACGTTGCAATGCTCAACCTCACACAGTATAGCAAAAGGAGCGCCAGAGTCCGTCCCGTGCTCGTTCCTGTCATTTCCCACCGTGATCCGCATCGTGTTGAGCGAACAGATGACGTGCAAACGAGCAGTTCCGCACGGCACGCACGGTGCGATATGGAAATCTTCGTATTGAGGAGTGTAAAAAACTGAAGGCAACCGAGTCCGATGCTCGGTTGCCTTCACGGAGCGGAGGGCTGGGTCCGGTTCATCGTGGTGAGTAGCCGGACCACGACGACGTCGTCACGGTCTTAGGTGCGCTTCGTTGCCTGCGTGAGACGTCATGATGTGAGAACGGACATCCGTCGAGGCATGGGCCGCATCTCGGATCACTTCGAGAAGAAACCACGCATCGTAGGGTTTCGGGACCCAGGCATAGACCCCTCGCTGATCCACCATGTGCGACAATTCGGTATAGTCTCCCGAAATCATGATCACCGGCGTGTCCGGCCAGACGATGCGACTGAGCGACAACAATTCCATCCCATTGAGCCGCGGCATGTGATAGTCGGTGACCACCACGTCGAAGTGTCTCCGCTTCATCTCGGCCAACGCTTCCTGTCCATCTCTCGCGGCATGAACCATATAACCCGCCTGGATGAGGATGGCGCTCAACATGTCTCTGGCGACGTCGTCGTCTTCTACGACCAGCACTCGTTTTCCGTATCCGTCCATGGAAGTCTCCTTTCGTCCATGCATCTTGGAGCGACCGTCATCGGTCAATTCTGTATTCGTCCAGTTGACGGCTCACCATACGCATGTAAGCGTGATTGAATCGCATGACGATTCTCCCGGTACGCAAGTGTGATGCCACTCGAAAACGAGATGGCGAAGCGGCCTGGCTTGTGTTGAACAGGGCTGTTTCAACGATTGCGAATGAGGATCTTCCGACATGCCTCCGTGTCACTATGGCATGGAGTGTCAAGCGGGCGCAGCGAGCCTATTCTGTCGCTGGAATCGTGGAGTCGTCGAGGGGATCGGAATGAGTGGCGGTCCGACCGCCGCCGTGTCTTGCCAAAAAACGATACAGGGTCCTCCGACTGATGCCCAGCAAGCGGGCGGTCTGTTCTTTGTTGCCTTTCATCGATTCCAAAACGGTGAAAATGCGTTCGCGTTGAAGCGCGCTGAGTGTTCCTGGGAGATCGAGGCGTGATTCTCCGGTGCGAAGGGTCGTGACGCGGATTTCCTGCGCCAGGTCATCGACGGAGAGGACCGAATGGGTGGCGAGCGTCACCGCTCGTTCGATCACATGCTGTAGTTCCCGCACGTTTCCCGGCCAGGGATACTTCAACAGAATCTGCATGGCGGCGGAAGATAAGGCCGTCACGCGTACATCCTTGTCGGCCCCATAACGCGAGAGAAAAAATTCCGCCAGAAGCGGGATATCCTCCGGACGTTCGCGAAGAGGCGGCAACGTGATCGTGACCGTGTTCAAACGGTATAGCAGATCTTCGCGGAACCGCCCGATCTGAACCAGTTGCGGGAGGTGTCGGCGCGAAGCGGCAATGACGCGCAGGTCGATGGGAATGGTCTCATTGCTTCCGACCCGTCTGATTTCCCTTTCCTGCAATGCCCGCAGGAGTTTGGCCTGGGCGACTGCGGAAAGGTCTCCCACCTCGTCGAGGAAAAACGTCCCTCCGTCGGCTTCCTCCAGCAGCCCCCTCCGGAGCGACTGGGCGCCCGTGAACGACCCTTTGACGTGACCGAACAATTCACTCTCCAGGAGCGAGTCCGGCATGGCGCTGCAGTTCACAGCCACAAACGGCTTGAGAGCGCGCGGGCTGTTTTCGTGGATGGCTCGGGCGATCAGTTCTTTGCCGGTCCCGCTTTCGCCCTGAATCAGGACGGTGGTCTTGCTGGGAGCCACCTTCCCGACCAGTTTGAAGACCTCCACGATGTTTCGGCTCTGTCCGATCATCGAGGCCGTGCGCAAGTGCTGGCTCAACGAGGTGTGCAC
Proteins encoded in this region:
- a CDS encoding Response regulator of zinc sigma-54-dependent two-component system: MKTSKGSVLVIDDDRMNRELLAQALRQADFTVTLAAGGEEALASGGHYDVVLSDLKMAPLSGLDVLDAFRKTAPETPVILLTAFGSVEAAIEAMKRGAFDYITKPVNLNDLIVVATRAVEQCRLVRENRQVHTSLSQHLRTASMIGQSRNIVEVFKLVGKVAPSKTTVLIQGESGTGKELIARAIHENSPRALKPFVAVNCSAMPDSLLESELFGHVKGSFTGAQSLRRGLLEEADGGTFFLDEVGDLSAVAQAKLLRALQEREIRRVGSNETIPIDLRVIAASRRHLPQLVQIGRFREDLLYRLNTVTITLPPLRERPEDIPLLAEFFLSRYGADKDVRVTALSSAAMQILLKYPWPGNVRELQHVIERAVTLATHSVLSVDDLAQEIRVTTLRTGESRLDLPGTLSALQRERIFTVLESMKGNKEQTARLLGISRRTLYRFLARHGGGRTATHSDPLDDSTIPATE